In Thunnus thynnus chromosome 4, fThuThy2.1, whole genome shotgun sequence, a genomic segment contains:
- the tfap2c gene encoding transcription factor AP-2 gamma isoform X1 produces MLWKLADNVKYEDDCEERHDGNSNGNPRLPHLPAVSQHLYSPSPALSHSASSDFQPPYFPPPYQPISYPQSSDPYSHLGDPFNINSIHQSPSSNQQQPWPGRQGQEGLAAHGRSGLASQILGLEGGSSGMRREGFRRPELLPPHAHSIESSVIGDNMGMHDMGHGLEDVQHVDDHSIIVADQTVIKKVLGLRGGRNLDRLQRTYYQGGILAGPVTLPKGNALGLPFQKESLLGMVSNPTEVFCSVPGRLSLLSSTSKYKVTVAEVQRRLSPPECLNASLLGGVLRRAKSKNGGRSLREKLDKIGLNLPAGRRKAANVTLLTSLVEGEAVHLARDFGYVCETEFPAKAIAEYLGRPHVERNEVNSRKNMLLAAKQICKEFTDLLTQDRSPLGNSRPAPILEPGIQGCLTHFSLISHGFGSPAICAAMTSLQNYLNEALKQVDKMYLSSGSDTQGSSDSGSKSTDKMDKHRK; encoded by the exons ATGTTGTGGAAATTAGCCGACAACGTGAAATATGAGGATGACTGTGAG GAAAGGCACGACGGCAACAGCAATGGGAACCCCCGGCTGCCTCACCTGCCAGCGGTCAGTCAACACCTCTACAGCCCGTCTCCCGCCCTCTCACACTCGGCCAGTTCGGACTTCCAGCCCCCGTACTTCCCTCCTCCCTACCAGCCTATCTCCTACCCGCAGTCCAGTGACCCTTACTCCCACCTGGGCGACCCTTTCAACATCAACTCCATACACCAGTCGCCGTCGTCGAACCAGCAGCAGCCGTGGCCCGGCCGGCAGGGCCAGGAGGGGCTCGCAGCCCACGGGAGGAGCGGGCTGGCGAGTCAAATCTTGGGCCTGGAGGGAGGCTCGTCCGGGATGAGGAGGGAAGGGTTCCGCCGGCCGGAGCTGCTGCCCCCCCACGCGCACAGCATAGAGTCGTCGGTTATTGGGGATAACATGGGGATGCACGACATGGGGCACGGGCTGGAGGATGTTCAA CATGTAGATGACCACAGTATTATTGTGGCAGATCAGACAGTCATCAAAAAAg TATTAGGACTACGAGGTGGCAGGAACCTTGATCGCTTACAGAGGACTTATTATCAGGGGGGCATTCTTGCGG GGCCTGTCACTCTTCCCAAAGGCAACGCGCTGGGTCTTCCCTTCCAGAAAGAGTCCCTGCTGGGCATGGTATCAAACCCCACAGAGGTCTTCTGTTCTGTACCTGGTCGTCTTTCCTTGCTGAGCTCCACCTCTAAATACAAGGTTACCGTGGCTGAGGTCCAGAGACGTCTGTCACCCCCAGAGTGCCTCAACGCATCGCTCCTGGGAGGAGTTTTACGCAG AGCCAAGTCAAAAAATGGAGGTCGTTCTCTGAGAGAAAAGCTGGATAAAATTGGGCTCAACCTGCCTGCAGGAAGAAGGAAGGCAGCCAACGTCACTCTACTTACCTCACTAGTAGAAG GTGAAGCTGTTCATTTAGCGAGAGACTTTGGctatgtgtgtgagacagagttCCCTGCAAAGGCAATTGCTGAATACCTGGGCAGGCCGCACGTGGAACGCAACGAGGTTAACTCTCGCAAGAACATGCTCCTTGCTGCCAA GCAAATCTGCAAGGAGTTCACTGACCTGCTTACTCAGGACCGTTCACCTCTGGGAAACTCACGACCGGCGCCCATCCTGGAGCCTGGAATCCAAGGCTGCCTGACCCACTTCAGCCTCATCAGTCATGGCTTTGGCTCTCCAGCCATCTGCGCCGCCATGACCTCGCTTCAGAACTACCTGAATGAGGCGCTCAAACAAGTGGACAAGATGTACCTGAGCTCTGGTAGCGACACCCAGGGGTCCTCAGACAGTGGAAGCAAATCTACCGACAAAATGGACAAGCACAGGAAATGA
- the tfap2c gene encoding transcription factor AP-2 gamma isoform X2: MLWKLADNVKYEDDCEERHDGNSNGNPRLPHLPAVSQHLYSPSPALSHSASSDFQPPYFPPPYQPISYPQSSDPYSHLGDPFNINSIHQSPSSNQQQPWPGRQGQEGLAAHGRSGLASQILGLEGGSSGMRREGFRRPELLPPHAHSIESSVIGDNMGMHDMGHGLEDVQHVDDHSIIVADQTVIKKGPVTLPKGNALGLPFQKESLLGMVSNPTEVFCSVPGRLSLLSSTSKYKVTVAEVQRRLSPPECLNASLLGGVLRRAKSKNGGRSLREKLDKIGLNLPAGRRKAANVTLLTSLVEGEAVHLARDFGYVCETEFPAKAIAEYLGRPHVERNEVNSRKNMLLAAKQICKEFTDLLTQDRSPLGNSRPAPILEPGIQGCLTHFSLISHGFGSPAICAAMTSLQNYLNEALKQVDKMYLSSGSDTQGSSDSGSKSTDKMDKHRK, translated from the exons ATGTTGTGGAAATTAGCCGACAACGTGAAATATGAGGATGACTGTGAG GAAAGGCACGACGGCAACAGCAATGGGAACCCCCGGCTGCCTCACCTGCCAGCGGTCAGTCAACACCTCTACAGCCCGTCTCCCGCCCTCTCACACTCGGCCAGTTCGGACTTCCAGCCCCCGTACTTCCCTCCTCCCTACCAGCCTATCTCCTACCCGCAGTCCAGTGACCCTTACTCCCACCTGGGCGACCCTTTCAACATCAACTCCATACACCAGTCGCCGTCGTCGAACCAGCAGCAGCCGTGGCCCGGCCGGCAGGGCCAGGAGGGGCTCGCAGCCCACGGGAGGAGCGGGCTGGCGAGTCAAATCTTGGGCCTGGAGGGAGGCTCGTCCGGGATGAGGAGGGAAGGGTTCCGCCGGCCGGAGCTGCTGCCCCCCCACGCGCACAGCATAGAGTCGTCGGTTATTGGGGATAACATGGGGATGCACGACATGGGGCACGGGCTGGAGGATGTTCAA CATGTAGATGACCACAGTATTATTGTGGCAGATCAGACAGTCATCAAAAAAg GGCCTGTCACTCTTCCCAAAGGCAACGCGCTGGGTCTTCCCTTCCAGAAAGAGTCCCTGCTGGGCATGGTATCAAACCCCACAGAGGTCTTCTGTTCTGTACCTGGTCGTCTTTCCTTGCTGAGCTCCACCTCTAAATACAAGGTTACCGTGGCTGAGGTCCAGAGACGTCTGTCACCCCCAGAGTGCCTCAACGCATCGCTCCTGGGAGGAGTTTTACGCAG AGCCAAGTCAAAAAATGGAGGTCGTTCTCTGAGAGAAAAGCTGGATAAAATTGGGCTCAACCTGCCTGCAGGAAGAAGGAAGGCAGCCAACGTCACTCTACTTACCTCACTAGTAGAAG GTGAAGCTGTTCATTTAGCGAGAGACTTTGGctatgtgtgtgagacagagttCCCTGCAAAGGCAATTGCTGAATACCTGGGCAGGCCGCACGTGGAACGCAACGAGGTTAACTCTCGCAAGAACATGCTCCTTGCTGCCAA GCAAATCTGCAAGGAGTTCACTGACCTGCTTACTCAGGACCGTTCACCTCTGGGAAACTCACGACCGGCGCCCATCCTGGAGCCTGGAATCCAAGGCTGCCTGACCCACTTCAGCCTCATCAGTCATGGCTTTGGCTCTCCAGCCATCTGCGCCGCCATGACCTCGCTTCAGAACTACCTGAATGAGGCGCTCAAACAAGTGGACAAGATGTACCTGAGCTCTGGTAGCGACACCCAGGGGTCCTCAGACAGTGGAAGCAAATCTACCGACAAAATGGACAAGCACAGGAAATGA